The DNA sequence GCTCTTTTTCTTCTGCCTCGATAGAACTTTTTAGTGACTACCCTAAGAAATCAGACTTATGCTCAGTTCTCCTCGGGATAAGCTGCTCTTGTTTCATAAGCAAATGTGGCAACTGGTGGTAACGTATAAAAGTACCCTATACTATGTGTGAGCCGTTAGAGTATAATCAAGTCCATGTCTTCTTAGTCAGTGTCTCAGTCACGGAAATGAAAAGTACAATGTCCCATCCCAGGTATACTACTAAAGCTCTAACTCTTCTCTGTCTTCTAGACGAGTGAAGTGACCAATGGGGATTGGTCACGAACGCTATAAGCGAGGTTGCTTTCCGCCTGAGTACATCTCACATTGTGGTACCCTTTAGAGTTATAGTCAATGTATCACTGGTATAGGAGTTTATTATCCGTCTGAGATTGGGTTGGTGTTAAGTGTACTATTACTATAAGGTACAAGATCGAAAAAACACAGAGTGAATACATCTGTCGTTCTCTAGTTTATATGCTAGAGTTGTTTCATCCATTTATATTTATACTCGGTGAGGCACCTTTTTAGGAAAATCCTACGAAATCCCATCGGTTCCAGCTTAGTGAGTTTCATGGAGGAAAGGGGATTGATGACTTTTATAAGTGATTTGAGCAATTCAACTAAAGTGAATAAAAAGAAAGGATCTTCTTTTCATCCAAGCGCTCTGTACGCTGTGTGCTATTTTTACATCTCATTACTACCTATCAAGTTAAACTTGCCTATGGTATACCCACCTATAGAGTGGCGGAATGCCCGCAATGATGGTTAAAATGCTAGCCAGATGTCCGATCTTATAGGGGGTTACTTAAGTTGTCCAACATTAGATATGTATGATCGTTATCGCCTGTTAAGTAGCGTAAACTTTAATCACTTCAATATCAATATTTTTCTTCCACCAAATGAGTATGATCTGTGTAATGTAATGAACAAGCTGCAGGGTCAGGCCTTTCAAATCAACAGTGATTGGTTGAAATATCTTCAAAAATAATTATAACTTATTTGTTGAAAATGGTTTACTTTACTCATGCCATAATTTCTAGCCTCAATGAATCAAAAAGGGGTATTAAGCTTACTTAGAGTGTTACACTTGAAAGATGTAGATATTAACGAAAAATAGAGTTTGAGCGATTTGTTAAATACATTATATAATAACATACAGCGTGCTCGTTATGAGCAATTTATTATTAATGTGGCATCAGCCTATGATGGATATAAATTTTGCCTCCCTTTCTCGACTTCCGAGGTAGAATCTACCGCAGTGGGATCTTGCATTTACACGAGGGTGATCTAGCAAGAAGCCTGATCGTCTTTGCTGATGATTTGAAATCAACTAAGAAGATTACAGATTCTATGAAAAGCCATTTTCTATGTGCTACAAGCTTCCATTACCAGTCATTCGAGAGTTTCAAAGATGCAATGAAATGGTTTTATAAGAACTTTATAAAATACAAGCACAGTAGTGAGAACTATGCGAAACTTATCGCGAAGGCTCGGTCCGCTAAACGCCCCTTTCAGTTCCTCGGGAATCTATTAGGATTcttctcaaataaaaatattattaaaaccacGCCTATTGTCCAAGACGCATCAGCAAGTGCCTATCAGATCATGAGTTACTTTTTGTTGGATGAAACCATGGCAGAGAGAACGAACCTCATCTCAAATAAAGATAACAAAATTAATTATGTTTATTCCTTTATTCTCGAAGATCTCCTTAAGTTCTTGAAAGTTGAACTGGATAAGGATCTATCAAGTATAGTTTGCAAGTACCTCACTCGTAAGATAGTAACAAGTATTTTTATAACATCGTTTCCGTTCCGTTCCGTGGTCAATATACTCAAGAGTTGAGGACCCGAATTCGGTCTATGTCCGGGCTGCTGCGGCGCTCACTGGTATTTTACCTCATATCATATTTTGAAAAAGTCTGTCTTGCTCATCCCTGACTTCCTTAGTCACTAAGAGAGCATCTATTGAGTACATTTCCCATTGGGCGTCTGGGGTTGGTTTAAGGAAAAATCGGGGTCGGACTCGGATTCTTAGTCGGATGAGTCAACTATACTTGAGAACTGCGCCTGAATTACCTTTTTAAGCTTTTCCGTACTCCAGCTATTGAATGAGTCAAGTAGCTGGTTAAGAAAAGAGTTTCTTTCCTTTTATCGCTTTGCTATCTCACGAATTGGATTTGAACCAATATCTCCGGGCGACTTTCCTTTTAGTCGATCGTGAGTGGTCTGTCGTCCTCCTCATTATAGTCCTCCTAAAATCAATAGCATTTCGTCGGAAAACATCCTGTCTTTTTACCTGAGTAGTCCTATGCATAGTCAGTACTATAGCCCCAATCATGGCAACTAATAAAATTAGACTAGAAACCAAAAACCAGACGAAATAGTAGGTATAAAGTAAATTGCCCAATGTTTCCAAATTAGTCCAACTTCGTACCTTTCCGGCATAAACCGTATATCTCAGAGAGGTCGTATTTCTTTGGGTTGGTAGTAATGGAATGGTTTCATTATCTAAAATGAAGAACATTTCCCACCAAAGGATCAGTCCAATAATACCACTCACTGGTAAATAGCGCAATACTTCTTCGTGAATCTCCGCTATTTGAATATGGAACATCATAACAACGAATAGGAATGAAACGGCTATAGCTCCTATATGAACTACTGGGAAGATCATAGCGGAGAAGTCGAGACCTAACAAAATAAGTAAACCTGAAGTGTCGCGAAAGACTGGGATGGGAAACAAAACGGAATGTACCGGATTTTTAGCACGTGCAACCATCAAACCAGAGACCAAAGCGGGGCTCGACAAAACAGAAAGTATCATGGTACCCTGAGTCCAAAAAGCCTTCCCTCCAGACAGAAAGAGAGTCTTTCCTGCACGGAGTAGTGAATAACTATAGAGAGCTGTGCTTGGTTGTTGACCAAAGAAAAAGCATGGAAAAATCAATTTTCACATTTCTAGAAGACATAATTAATGAGGTCTAAAAATGTGAAAATTTCTTCGCATAACCAAGCATCCTGTCCCTGTAACATCATATCGTAATACCAAAATCTAAGAAAGCCCTCATTGTAAATACGATCGTCGGCTATTACCGCCCGAACAAGGTCAGGCATACTCCATTCAGGAGGTAATTGCCGACCACTAAGATCGACCCACTTCGAAGATTCAGTAGATATTATATCAAGTATCTCCACCGGGTCAGTCGGGGCGCTTCCAGCGTCTGACCTAGTGGAAGAGGTACTTGACAGACTATCTAAAGACATTTCCGTTTCGGAAAGCATAAATTGAAGATCACTTGGTGTAGTATTCCCATAGAGAGCCAACGCACCTGAACGCCTCATATGAACCTCTGTCAACGTGCTCTGCTCCCCCCCCAAAGAAAGAGAGACTTTAAAGTAAATATTTGCGTTGGTTTTTCCAACGAAACTAagcacttttttttttatcattcggAATGAGCCCACCTAAGCACTAGTAGAAATGTTATGACTCGAGTTTCTTTACCTTCGATGCACACTTACTTTGCCATAAATTTGTCCTAGTTATTGTCTGCGTGCTAGCGGATAGAGAACAAGGTTCAGTCTAAAGCATTTACCGGCAAGACGAATCTTATTTCTATACATAATTTTGATAACCAGACGACTTCTCCACCCTCTGCTAGCAGCTTTCTTCTCTTATGATTTTTTCGCTATAGGTCGAGAAATTTCATACCGTAAACTCTTCCTAGTACCTACCCGTCGCTAGCAGCATTAGAGCCTCTATCACTAAATTAGTGAGCTTTGGGAAGAAAAGATTAAAGAAGAGAGGGGAAATCTCACTCACGGAACACTTTCATGTTCCAAAAAGACCAGAGTCCGACACTTGACAATGAAAGAACAGACAGAAGTGGAACGAGAGGGGAGGTGACGAGTTGGTAGCTCACCTCTTCCTTTGTTGCAGGCATAGACAATGGGAAGGTCCACTTGGTGATTGAGTTCCGAATTCCCTTCCCCTGTTCTGGCGAGTGACTCTTCCGGAAAATCGGATTTATTCAATTACTCGCCTCCGACTTGCCTTGATATTTAGACAATCTTTCTTTCTATTACGCTATTTCAAAGCATCTATCATTGGCTCCCTTTCCTACGAGACTTTCTTTAATCCGAATTCCTCTGGCACTTATTTAATCAGGAATTTAGAAGCAGCAGGGTATTTAGTTGATGGAACACTTTACAGATTCCTATTTTAACAGAGTCCAAGACttgacaacaacaataataatttagCGTCAGATGCCTTAAGTTGGAAGGAAGTAGCTACCTATGATTTAAGAATTGAGTTAATAGCACATGAGTTAGATTAACCTGGATCTAGCTGCGACTGCCTTTATTATAGTATGACAGTTGCTAGCTCTTCTTCGGCTTCCTTTGTATCGTAGCCGTCATTATAATTCCTAGGAGAATGAGGCACAACTGGGAGAATTAGGAAAGCTCATAATGGAGTGGAATTGGCATCGTGCCTACTATTTATGACGATATTATTAATTAGATGCCGTCATTAGTAGAGTAGGCATAGAGGGGTCACTCTAAATATACGAGTTCGACGCATTAAATTATGATCTATCTATTACGATGAAGTTCATTGCATTTCCTATACCCTTCCTTCTTGCTATACGGGCAACTTCATTCCTTGCTTTAGAATGACGAAGAGAGAAGTGTGAATGCAACCTTCCCTCTATTCTTTCAGTTGTTAGCTGCTTCTTCTTTATCTGGTATTGAGTTCATAGACCACAATCAAAATGTGATTCCGACACCTGACGAAGACCTTCGACGTGCTGCGGAAGCAAAGTCGTAGTTAGTAGCCCGTTACGGAAAGCTAGCTGAACTCTCTTCTATGTCTTACGTAGATAAGAAGGAATGGGACTGCTGTAGCTTCGCTTCTTCTTCTGCTCGCTACCGTCGATTAGCTCGACCAGAGGCAGGAAGATTACGGGGTTTAGTCCGATAATTCCCAATCCGTCATTCTTCTTAGTCTTtcttggctaattaaattaactaGCTCATCCTTTTCAATTAGCTGCTTTCCAGACTCGGAAAAGAGGGCTTCTTGGATAATGCGATGGAGGTTAGCTACCTTCGTCACTCATCAGTTAAGGCATTCTATTGGGAGAAGCCAGCCTGCTTACTATTAAGGGAGGAGGATGCTATTTAACAGTGGTAGGGGAAGTAGCCCCAAAGCGCAACCAGACTCTTGTTCTTCCTCTTCAGCGGCCAAAGCATTAAGCAGTTGTTTTCGGTTCGTTTTGAGTTGAGTTCCTTTCTACAAGGACGCCCACGCAGCGAGGATATGGGGCAGGCTACCTCACTTAGAAAAATTACCTTTCGCCTGACGTCCTCGCGGCCTTCTCATCGCCCTAAACGCTCCTCAAAGGCATCTCAGTCTCCTAGTCCTCTCCTAAACCTACTCTAATCAAAAGTCATGAAATGGATATATACTTTATCTTCAGCCTTAAGCCGGCAAACTTCAAACAGTCGCTTCTATTTTCTACTTCCTTCCCCATGCTGCAATCTGTTACAGTTTATTGGTTATTTCCGTTCTTGTCAATGGGCCAAAGTATAGCTTCGTCAAGTCAGTCTTAGTCACGGGGTTCTTTTCGCCTGCGCAGTCAGTATTCGGGTCTCGTTCGCGGGACCATTGTCCATTAGTGGTCCATTCCTTTCCGCTACTGCATTTCCTCGTCTGCTCGTTAGGCATCCTTAGCTCATCTCAAAAAAGTGTGTCGGCATCTGTCTTCTCTTTCTTTCCCTTGTCTTCAGTCTTGAAGGGGGGCATGCTCTCTGCGTAGATAGGCATTTTGATTGAGCTAATTAAAAGTGAAGTTTCAGTTCACCCAAAATAAACAACGTCAGCAGGTCTCGTTCGGTACAATTTTTCCACTATCCAAAAGGGGCCATAACCTCTCGTCCTGGTATGCGCTACTACCAAGCACTGAAATGCCCGGTCTAAGTCCTAGGTGGGGAAAGCATCTGTTCTAACCACTTTTTCGAGGGTTTCCAAATTCAAGGTGCATATCTCTCTGATCCGGCTGTCTGGTCTTAATTGTGTCCTCACCAGGGATCTCCTCTTTCTAAGATTCAAGCAGCTTATTGCTCTTCTCCCTTATCCTTCCGCCACTGGCTCAACGAATTCTAGTCATTTGTTCGGAACCAAGTGTGGACTCGTTCCTAACGCCATAACAATTATATTCCTTTATTTATCCTCGTACAAGCAATCTACCCCTATGTCTGTCTGTACAAATGGCCCTAACATTGCGTTCTAAGCGCCAATCTCGATTCTCCTCGCAGTTCTCCCTTTAACCTCTAATCAAAAGTCTAGCTGTCTGCCTGTTTGTCGTACTAGGGGCTATATTCTTACCATAAAtaaatcttcttcttttttcataAATCAGTCTCATGTCTCCATCTATCTCCTCGCAGTGTCCTTTCTACCCTCAAACCTGACGGCTCGGTCAGTTCACCTCTTAGTAGGACTTGTGATTGGGCAAGTAAGGTCTAATAGCCGCTACTGGAAGTTCTTTGTCCTTTCAGCAAGTCTCCGGGTATTCCGCGTCCCAATGGGCTCTATCTCACCACCTCCTCCCTCCCTACTGCCAGTCGCGTAGGAGTAGTCTGGGAACCTTCAAAAACCTTCCCCGATTGACATGAGTCACGGTAGGCCTACCGTGACTCATGTCCCTAAAATGTTCAGATTCCACCTCTTGCGTACGTTTCCAATTTATTGGCACTGGTTGGTCTCCTGCTATATCCGCTTCCTTTAGTCTTCGCCTTTAGATAAGATAACAAAAAGTGTCCGTTTATTTAGGCATCTTAACTATTCAAAAGCTTCCTTCTCCTTGCTATGGTTACGACAATCTTAGGGGTCAAGCTTCACGGCGTACGTCCGTCTAATCCATGCTCAAGCTTCCATTCCTTCTTTAGGAGGGTGGAAATCGAAGTCTCGAATACAGATTCCAATCGTCCAGGCAAGCATGCATCTTAGGCGCCCCTTGTAAAAAAAAACCGTACCGAATGAGTCACGAACCGTCGGAAGCGCCTTTCTTTCTAtgccttccttcttcttttgattctttcttctttctgTTCACCTGAGCGGAGTCTTTACTTGCTTTCGAGCGCTTGGTCTGGCCTATTTGTTTGCTGTTAGAAGGGAAGCCTGAGCACAGTAGCAGGTAAAGAGAGAGGGATTGCTCGGCAGGGAAGACGGGATAATATCCAAATCACAGACAGGCACTCGACTCTATATACAAGAAAATAGTGAACTAAGGGGATCACAACGGCGAAGGGGGCCAATCGAGGAGACTGGAGGAGCTGGATGCAGCGATTCGGAAGTAGCGAATCGTCTTCTTTGCAGTTTTTCAGGGGAGTGGCTATCAAGCTAGCCCAAAATTCCATTATTCGGCTATTCAGATATATTTGTATAGAAAGTTGACTTCTTTCATTCAAGTAAGATAGTTGATCGAGAAAGGTCCTCTTCCACTGATAAACTAAGGAGCGAAAGCGATGTGCTCCGATGAAAGCCTTGCGGGTCTAACGCGGCCCTTTACTCAATGAATAGGAAATATGACCACACACAATGACGAATCCCCGCGCGCGATCTGGGGCATGAAGCAGTTGGCTCTCATTGGGAATTATCCATAGCATGACTAGTTAAAGCAATCAAATTGATTGAGACAAGCAAGCCTCAATCCCGGGTTCCCCATGACGAATCAATTGTGTCGGGCGAAAGAAAAGGCCGGGGCAGGAATGCGGTAGGCGGTGGTCCTATGAATGGGTTTACTAAGATAATAGAAAGTCTACGGTTAGTTCCAACAATATCCAACAAAGACCGTAATTACATACATAACATAGTCATAGCGGAAACTATCAAAACGAGTAAGCTAGGTTGCCTATGCCTAAAGCCTGTCTACTCCTAACAAGTCTAAAGATAGAAGTGACTTTCTAATAGTATGGCTGGAATCAGGTTCTCCTATGCGGAGGGAGGGCTGGCTTTACGCCTTTTTTTAGTTATCTCAAGAAGTTACCGTCAAAGAGAGAGCCATGGCTGCTCACACATTGTTAGAGCGGGAAGGGTTTATATTAATTTCGCGTTGCATGAACCTGGTTGTTTGGCTATTAGATTCGCACAGACAGGCAGCAAAGAAAGGGCTTATAGCCTACTAGTTAAGTAACAGCAGTTGTGGTTTCTTAGAATCATCCTCAGAGGGAGCCCATTACAGCACCGGGATACATAACATAAAGGCAAATCATTGTAAAGTCTTATCGTCAGGTTTGAGACTAAGATTCGAGCATTTAATCGACAGAATTTGCATTTAAAGCCGACGATGGTGTAAGTGATTCATAACTAATCTTCCCTTCGTCGCTGTAAGTGGAATGCCCTGAAATTATTCCTGAAATAGGGACTCGAAATCTAATACAGCCATTAGGAG is a window from the Vicia villosa cultivar HV-30 ecotype Madison, WI unplaced genomic scaffold, Vvil1.0 ctg.001217F_1_1, whole genome shotgun sequence genome containing:
- the LOC131634064 gene encoding NADH-ubiquinone oxidoreductase chain 6 encodes the protein MILSVLSSPALVSGLMVARAKNPVHSVLFPIPVFRDTSGLLILLGLDFSAMIFPVVHIGAIAVSFLFVVMMFHIQIAEIHEEVLRYLPVSGIIGLILWWEMFFILDNETIPLLPTQRNTTSLRYTVYAGKVRSWTNLETLGNLLYTYYFVWFLVSSLILLVAMIGAIVLTMHRTTQVKRQDVFRRNAIDFRRTIMRRTTDHSRSTKRKVARRYWFKSNS